From a single Daphnia pulex isolate KAP4 chromosome 2, ASM2113471v1 genomic region:
- the LOC124188837 gene encoding vesicle transport protein USE1-like isoform X1, protein MTRTRLETNFIRLLEQCKTIANNGKHTEWRFEKYIITLEEQLTELKKCPMPPNKDVLDDYTKSVAFLKGLTITEKLPSVTDKVVASQFLSPCSSPYGDTVSKEIRHKVASQYSNQVRDELLTNKLLPANESVSTEKNEEFENPASTLRQRKTELLSTIKTNTTPTHVQDFDGVISNEQQTQEEITNNLLTMAKTMKEQTMSANSIIRQDLITLEKANILAEENQTNLQTQTQKLQERSGFCTRCWVWLFLLLVCMSFIGNLLLHCNVEVHLMLIFSII, encoded by the exons ATGACCCGAACTCGATTGGAAACAAACTTTATCCGACTTTTAGAACAGTGTAAAACGATTGCCAACAATGGAAAGCACACTGAATGGAGATTTGAGAAG TATATCATTACACTTGAAGAACAGCTGACAGAATTGAAGAAATGTCCAATGCCACCAAATAAGGATGTTCTAGATGATTACACAAAATCTGTTGCTTTTTTGAAAGGTCTTACCATCACTGAAAAGCTG CCTTCTGTTACAGATAAAGTTGTTGCTTCTCAGTTTTTGTCCCCTTGTTCTTCTCCATACGGAGACACAGTTTCAAAGGAAATCCGACATAAAGTTGCATCTCAGTATAGCAATCAAGTTAGGGATGAGTTGCTGACCAATAAATTACTTCCAGCAAATGAGTCTGtctcaacagaaaaaaatgaagaatttgaaaatcctGCTTCAACATTAAggcaaagaaaaactgaattaCTGAGCACCATAAAAACAAACACCACTCCTACTCATGTGCAGGATTTTGATGGAGTGATTAGTAATGAGCAGCAAACCCAAGAAGAAATCACAAATAATTTGCTTACCATGGCTAAAACCATGAAAGAGCAAACCATGTCTGCAAACTCAATTATCAGACAGGACTTAATTACACTGGAAAAGGCCAACATTCTGGCTGAAGAAAATCAGACAAACCTTCAGACTCAAACACAAAAGCTTCAAGAGAGAAGTGGATTCTGTACCCGTTGCTgggtttggttgtttttattgcTTGTCTGCATGTCTTTCATAGGTAATCTATTGCTTCATTGTAATGTTGAGGTTCATTTgatgttaattttttctattatctAG
- the LOC124188842 gene encoding translation factor Guf1, mitochondrial-like, producing MMWKSRSIRHAFKMCRCKSYKHVFWKRQIFLLPEHMSLQQSFQHYSSKSKSEIDLTLFPVERIRNFSIIAHIDHGKSTLADRLLELTGTISKGGHEAQMLDRLQVERERGITVKAQTATLVYNYQGNDYLLNLIDTPGHVDFSFEVSRSLAACQGVILLVDANQGVQAQTVANFFLAFSQNLAIVPVMNKIDLKNADPESVATQMKNVFEFEPKNILRISAKTGLNVDAVLQSIVERIPPPKHCNINKPFRALLFDSWYDRYRGVIAVIAVIDGIIRNGDAISAKHTGKSYEIKDLGILQPNEVSLSCLQAGQVGYVVCNMRSSNEAKVGDTLFKKGLTNVEEVASFRQSKPMVFAGVYPMDQSETAALRSALDKLTLNDSSVTVAKESSAALGQGWRLGFLGLLHMEVFNQRLEQEYGAEVIVTVPSVPYKIRLLGEKNIKLYGARDIIVNNPAQFPDISIIEQFFEPMVLGTIITPDVYFGPIMSLALDRRGVQIDSKNIDNSRIMMQFRFPLNEIAVDFYDALKSLSSGYASFDYEEDGFQESDIVKLNLMLNGEIVEELCTVVHVSKARKYGKEICLRLAETIPRQMFQVAIQAVIGGKVVARENVAALRKDVTAKCYGGDISRKMKLLKRQAEGKKRMKSIANIEIPRETFIKVLKR from the exons ATGATGTGGAAATCACGTTCCATTCGCCATGCTTTTAAAATGTGCAGATGCAAATCCTATAAACATGTGTTTTg GAAGagacaaatatttcttttgccAGAGCACATGAGTCTCCAACAAAGTTTTCAACACTATTCCAGTAAATCTAAATCTGAAATTGACCTAACCTTATTCCCTGTCGAGAGgatcagaaatttttcaatcataGCTCATATTGATCATGGGAAGAGTACTCTTGCAGATAGGCTATTAGAATTAACAG GAACAATTAGCAAAGGAGGTCATGAAGCCCAAATGCTTGATCGTTTGCAAGTAGAAAGGGAGAGAGGCATTACAGTGAAAGCTCAAACTGCCACATTAGTATATAATTATCAAGGAAATGACTATTTGCTGAATTTAATCGATACACCGGGGCACGTCGATTTCTCCTTTGAAGTATCACGGTCATTGGCAGCTTGCCAGGGGGTTATTCTTTTAGTTGATGCAAATCAAGGAGTTCAAGCTCAGACAGttgcaaattttttccttgctTTTTCTCAAAATCTGGCAATAGTTCCTGTCATGAATAAAATTGACCTGAAAAATGCTGACCCCGAGAGCGTAGCtactcaaatgaaaaatgtgtttgaatttgaaccGAAGAATATCTTACGT aTTTCAGCTAAAACAGGCCTTAACGTAGACGCGGTACTTCAGTCCATTGTAGAACGTATTCCTCCTCCGAAACATTGTAATATAAATAAGCCTTTTCGAGCTTTACTGTTTGATAGTTGGTACGACCGATACCGGGGAGTTATAGCGGTAATTGCTGTAATTGACGGAATTATTCGCAACGGTGACGCCATTAGCGCAAAGCATACGGGCAAATCCTACGAAATTAAAGATCTTGGGATCCTTCAACCTAACGAAGTCAGCCTCTCCTGTTT GCAAGCAGGACAGGTTGGATACGTTGTTTGCAATATGCGTTCGAGTAATGAGGCAAAAGTTGGCGACACGTTGTTCAAAAAGGGTTTAACAAATGTCGAAGAAGTAGCTTCATTTCGACAATCCAAGCCAATGGTCTTTGCTGGTGTTTACCCAATGGATCAGTCTGAAACGGCAGCGCTCCGAAGTGCTTTAGATAAGCTTACTTTAAACGATTCTAGCGTCACTGTTGCCAAAGAATCAAG TGCTGCTCTCGGACAAGGTTGGCGACTCGGTTTTTTAGGTCTTCTTCACATGGAAGTCTTCAATCAACGCCTCGAGCAAGAGTACGGAGCTGAAGTTATCGTCACAGTTCCCAGT GTTCCCTACAAAA TTAGGCTACTTGGCGAAAAGAATATTAAGTTATATGGAGCAAGAGATATCATTGTAAATAATCCTGCTCAGTTTCCAGATATATCAATTATTGAACA GTTTTTTGAGCCCATGGTTCTAGGCACTATTATAACCCCAG ATGTCTATTTCGGACCAATTATGTCTTTGGCCTTGGATCGACGAGGTGTTCAAATTGACTCGAAAAACATAGACAATTCACGAATCATGATGCAGTTTAGGTTTCCCTTGAATGAAATAGCCGTCGATTTTTATGATGCTTTGAAATCTCTTTCATCCGGTTATGCTAGTTTTGACTACGAAGAAGATGGTTTTCAAGAATCGGATATTGTCAAG TTGAACCTAATGTTGAACGGCGAAATTGTAGAAGAACTGTGCACAGTCGTTCATGTTAGCAAAGCTCGTAAATACGGGAAAGAGATTTGTCTGCGCTTGGCTGAAACGATACCAAGACAGATGTTTCAAGTTGCGATTCAGGCCGTTATTGGTGGCAAAGTGGTGGCTCGGGAAAACGTCGCAGCCCTACGGAAAGATGTCACTGCCAAATG cTACGGTGGTGATATCTCGCGGAAGATGAAACTTCTGAAACGACAAGCTGAAGGAAAAAAGCGAATGAAATCCATCGCCAATATTGAAATCCCTAGAGAAACTTTTATAAAAGTGTTAAAACGGTGA
- the LOC124188837 gene encoding vesicle transport protein USE1-like isoform X4: MYIITLEEQLTELKKCPMPPNKDVLDDYTKSVAFLKGLTITEKLPSVTDKVVASQFLSPCSSPYGDTVSKEIRHKVASQYSNQVRDELLTNKLLPANESVSTEKNEEFENPASTLRQRKTELLSTIKTNTTPTHVQDFDGVISNEQQTQEEITNNLLTMAKTMKEQTMSANSIIRQDLITLEKANILAEENQTNLQTQTQKLQERSGFCTRCWVWLFLLLVCMSFIAMIVFMRLFKKKKTS, translated from the exons ATG TATATCATTACACTTGAAGAACAGCTGACAGAATTGAAGAAATGTCCAATGCCACCAAATAAGGATGTTCTAGATGATTACACAAAATCTGTTGCTTTTTTGAAAGGTCTTACCATCACTGAAAAGCTG CCTTCTGTTACAGATAAAGTTGTTGCTTCTCAGTTTTTGTCCCCTTGTTCTTCTCCATACGGAGACACAGTTTCAAAGGAAATCCGACATAAAGTTGCATCTCAGTATAGCAATCAAGTTAGGGATGAGTTGCTGACCAATAAATTACTTCCAGCAAATGAGTCTGtctcaacagaaaaaaatgaagaatttgaaaatcctGCTTCAACATTAAggcaaagaaaaactgaattaCTGAGCACCATAAAAACAAACACCACTCCTACTCATGTGCAGGATTTTGATGGAGTGATTAGTAATGAGCAGCAAACCCAAGAAGAAATCACAAATAATTTGCTTACCATGGCTAAAACCATGAAAGAGCAAACCATGTCTGCAAACTCAATTATCAGACAGGACTTAATTACACTGGAAAAGGCCAACATTCTGGCTGAAGAAAATCAGACAAACCTTCAGACTCAAACACAAAAGCTTCAAGAGAGAAGTGGATTCTGTACCCGTTGCTgggtttggttgtttttattgcTTGTCTGCATGTCTTTCATAG CCATGATTGTCTTCATGCGGttgttcaagaaaaagaagacatcCTAA
- the LOC124188837 gene encoding vesicle transport protein USE1-like isoform X2, producing MTRTRLETNFIRLLEQCKTIANNGKHTEWRFEKYIITLEEQLTELKKCPMPPNKDVLDDYTKSVAFLKGLTITEKLPSVTDKVVASQFLSPCSSPYGDTVSKEIRHKVASQYSNQVRDELLTNKLLPANESVSTEKNEEFENPASTLRQRKTELLSTIKTNTTPTHVQDFDGVISNEQQTQEEITNNLLTMAKTMKEQTMSANSIIRQDLITLEKANILAEENQTNLQTQTQKLQERSGFCTRCWVWLFLLLVCMSFIAMIVFMRLFKKKKTS from the exons ATGACCCGAACTCGATTGGAAACAAACTTTATCCGACTTTTAGAACAGTGTAAAACGATTGCCAACAATGGAAAGCACACTGAATGGAGATTTGAGAAG TATATCATTACACTTGAAGAACAGCTGACAGAATTGAAGAAATGTCCAATGCCACCAAATAAGGATGTTCTAGATGATTACACAAAATCTGTTGCTTTTTTGAAAGGTCTTACCATCACTGAAAAGCTG CCTTCTGTTACAGATAAAGTTGTTGCTTCTCAGTTTTTGTCCCCTTGTTCTTCTCCATACGGAGACACAGTTTCAAAGGAAATCCGACATAAAGTTGCATCTCAGTATAGCAATCAAGTTAGGGATGAGTTGCTGACCAATAAATTACTTCCAGCAAATGAGTCTGtctcaacagaaaaaaatgaagaatttgaaaatcctGCTTCAACATTAAggcaaagaaaaactgaattaCTGAGCACCATAAAAACAAACACCACTCCTACTCATGTGCAGGATTTTGATGGAGTGATTAGTAATGAGCAGCAAACCCAAGAAGAAATCACAAATAATTTGCTTACCATGGCTAAAACCATGAAAGAGCAAACCATGTCTGCAAACTCAATTATCAGACAGGACTTAATTACACTGGAAAAGGCCAACATTCTGGCTGAAGAAAATCAGACAAACCTTCAGACTCAAACACAAAAGCTTCAAGAGAGAAGTGGATTCTGTACCCGTTGCTgggtttggttgtttttattgcTTGTCTGCATGTCTTTCATAG CCATGATTGTCTTCATGCGGttgttcaagaaaaagaagacatcCTAA
- the LOC124188837 gene encoding vesicle transport protein USE1-like isoform X3: MYIITLEEQLTELKKCPMPPNKDVLDDYTKSVAFLKGLTITEKLPSVTDKVVASQFLSPCSSPYGDTVSKEIRHKVASQYSNQVRDELLTNKLLPANESVSTEKNEEFENPASTLRQRKTELLSTIKTNTTPTHVQDFDGVISNEQQTQEEITNNLLTMAKTMKEQTMSANSIIRQDLITLEKANILAEENQTNLQTQTQKLQERSGFCTRCWVWLFLLLVCMSFIGNLLLHCNVEVHLMLIFSII, from the exons ATG TATATCATTACACTTGAAGAACAGCTGACAGAATTGAAGAAATGTCCAATGCCACCAAATAAGGATGTTCTAGATGATTACACAAAATCTGTTGCTTTTTTGAAAGGTCTTACCATCACTGAAAAGCTG CCTTCTGTTACAGATAAAGTTGTTGCTTCTCAGTTTTTGTCCCCTTGTTCTTCTCCATACGGAGACACAGTTTCAAAGGAAATCCGACATAAAGTTGCATCTCAGTATAGCAATCAAGTTAGGGATGAGTTGCTGACCAATAAATTACTTCCAGCAAATGAGTCTGtctcaacagaaaaaaatgaagaatttgaaaatcctGCTTCAACATTAAggcaaagaaaaactgaattaCTGAGCACCATAAAAACAAACACCACTCCTACTCATGTGCAGGATTTTGATGGAGTGATTAGTAATGAGCAGCAAACCCAAGAAGAAATCACAAATAATTTGCTTACCATGGCTAAAACCATGAAAGAGCAAACCATGTCTGCAAACTCAATTATCAGACAGGACTTAATTACACTGGAAAAGGCCAACATTCTGGCTGAAGAAAATCAGACAAACCTTCAGACTCAAACACAAAAGCTTCAAGAGAGAAGTGGATTCTGTACCCGTTGCTgggtttggttgtttttattgcTTGTCTGCATGTCTTTCATAGGTAATCTATTGCTTCATTGTAATGTTGAGGTTCATTTgatgttaattttttctattatctAG